DNA from Brevinema andersonii:
TAAGTTTTAACCAAGACGTTGCAAAGCTTCAAACAAAGGCAGCATCGTTGGCAGAAAAGGCAGCATCGGTTGCTGGAGGATATAGTTATCCTGAAACAAAAGGCTACGTTGTAAGAATTGCACAGGTAAAAGATGTCACTATAGCTAATATCATTACCAAAGAAATTGCTAAAATAGACCGAAGTATTCCTGTAGGTATTTATTTCAGAGATGATATATATTATGTAGAAGTTCGTAACCTTAAGGATTACGACTCTGCAAAAGAATTATCTCAATTTTTGTATAGGATGGGATACAAAGATACACAAATTTTTGAACGCTTTGAAGTTACAGAATATCAGGAGTAAGCTATGACTCCCATGGAGCAGCAATATTTTTCCATCAAGCAAAACCATCAAGATAAAATTTTGCTCTTTAGGCTTGGAGATTTTTATGAATTATTCCAAGAAGATGCAGAAATAGCATCTCAAATTCTCAATATCGCCATGACAAAACGCCATGGTCGACCTATGTGCGGATTTCCATTTCATGCTTTGGATCAATATGCTTACAAACTTGTAGAAGCCGGGCATAAAGTGGCTATTTGCGAACAAACAGAAGAATCCTCTCAAACAAAAGGTATTGTAAAACGAGAAGTAGTATCTATTTTAACACAAGGAACATGGTCTGAAAATCCCTTACTTGATCAATCTATTAATTCTTTTTTATCTGTTATTGCTTTCGAGCAAGGAATATTAAGTCTAATTTTTGTAGACATTGCAACAGGAGAATTAATTCTACGCACTTTTGAAGGCGAAAATCCTATTTCCTTCTTAAAAGATGAAATCTCACGTTATATGCCTGTTGAAATTATTTGTCCACAAAAATTCCTTGAACTTTTCAGCATCGAAGAGGAGCTAAAAGCAAAACAAAAATCACTTAGGATTATGCCAGAATCATTCTATAGAACAAATACTCTCTTTAATAAATATAAAAGCAAGCATGAAAGTTTCTTTGAGAATTTACACTTAAGTATTGAAAAGGCATTTATAGGTTTATTTTCTTATCTCATAGAAAACCATTTTTCCGAAGAACAAGTGAATCATTTAAGAGTGCCCTTAAAATACTACCAAACAGACACATTATTTATGAATAAAGATACATTAATGCACTTAGAGCTAACCGTAAACAACAAAGATTTATCCCATAAAGGTACTTTATTTTCTATATTAAACAAATGTAAAACAACTGCTGGTTCAAGACGATTGAGAAGATTATTAGCAGCTCCTTCAGCAATACTTGATGTTATTAGAAAAATGCAATCCAGAACAGCCTATTTTATACAATTTGAAAGCAGTAATAATGGTATTTCTGATTTGCTGAAAGGTACAAGTGATTTGGATCGATTGTCTGCCCGACTGATTACTGGAAAAATTCTTCCGCGGGAACTTTTAGCATTGGCAGATACTGTACAGAGAGCTGAAAAATTAAAAGATATCTTGAGGACAGCAGAACCTTTTATTGATTATTTGGCTGGTATACAAAATTTAAAAGATCTGTACAACCAAATTAACGAAACAATTAATCCAGATTGTAGTAATTCTATTGATGGTCAAGTTTTCTTACCTGGAACTAACAGTGAATTAGATGAACTAAAAGAAGTGCTTCACAATGCGAAAAGATTTCTAATAACTCTTCAAACAGAAGAAAAACTAAAAACAGGAATCAGCAGCCTAAAAATTGGATATAACAAAATTTATGGCTACTATATTGAAGTCGGGAAAGCTTCGTCAAAAAACGTTCCATCACACTACAAAAGAAAACAAAGTCTCATCAATACAGAACGTTATACTATTCCAGAACTCGAGAATTTTGAAAACAAAATATTTAACGCTGAAGAATCTGTCCTTAGATTAGAACGCCATCTTTACCAAAATTTAGTAATTAAGTTACAAGATTTCTACTCTAAACTTCTACCTGTTGCAGAATTCATTGCAGAAACTGACCTGCGGTTAGCTCTTGCTACCGTAGCAAAACAAAAATATTATACAGCACCTCTATTAACGGAAGATTTTTCATGGAATATTATTGATGGACGACATCCTGTTATTGAATCGCTTCTGAAAACTGAGCAATTTGTTGCCAATAACACTTATTTAGAAAAAAATAATAGTCATATTCTTATTGTGACAGGTCCAAACATGGCTGGAAAATCGACTTATCTTCGTCAAAACGCACTCTTTGCAGTAATGGCACAAATTGGATCATATATTCCAGCAAGCTCGGCACAGTTAGGAATTGTTGATAAAATTTTCACTCGTATTGGAGCCTCTGATGATTTAGGGTCAGGGCGTTCAACTTTTTTCATGGAAATGCAGGAAGCAGCAGAAATTGTCGTACAAACCACGCCAAAAAGCTTGATCATTATGGATGAATTAGGACGAGGTACTTCCACTTCTGATGGCTTGGCAATTGCATGGGCTGTTTTGGAATATTTCTTATCTAATCCCGATAAAAAAGCTAAAATATTTTTCTCTACACATTATCACGAACTTACAAAATTAGAAAAAAATAAAGGCATTAAAACACTTTGTATGGCTGTACAAGAATACAATAATAAACCTATTTTTCTAAGAAAAGTCATCGAAGGACATGCATCAAAAAGTTATGGTATACACGTTGCAGAAATGGCAGGGCTTAACCAAACAATTGTCACACGAGCTTATAACATCCTGAATTCCCTAGAAGAAGGAACTTTTTTCAATTCGGAAGAAAATGAACTTCCTAATTTATTTACAAGTCTAACTCCTAAAAATTCAAAATTATACGACTTTATACAAAATATCAATCCTAACAAACTTACTCCTTTAGAAGCATTACAATTAATTTTTGAAATTAAGGAATTGTTATGAATTCTAATCATGCTTTACCTACTTTCCATGCGTTAGCTGTTGGTGTACAGCATATTTATCCCCAAATATTTATAGAAACAGCAAAATTTTATAATCATTATGTTTCCATGTCTTCTGTAACTGATCAAATTTTAACGGATCGATATTTTCATACTTTTCTTATTTCTTACAGTCACCCACGATCGTTACATTTATTGTACCAATATCAAATACATTTCCCACAAATGCTATGTTTATTGATAACAGAAAGTCCTGAACAAATATCAGAATTATTGGACAGCTCTCATTTATTTTGGCAGATCGATACTCATACCCCAAAAAGCACAGAATACAGTCTTCACCAAATGTGGAGATGGATCCGTTATACCGGATATAGAAAAATCGGCATTGATGATTCTACAATTTCTGTTGCTGGTGGAACTTTATCCTTAATTAATGAAACTTTTGAAAAAAATAGTATAAAATATTCTCTCACTAATAAGCAAGTTGCAATCTTAAAAATTTTATTGGAATATCGAGGAGAAATTGTATCAAGAAATGTCCTTCTAGATCGTATTTGGTCTTCAGAAAAGTTTGTGACAGATCGCGTCATTGATACTAATATTGTAGCTCTGAGAAAAATGTTCATGGACAATGGTAGAAATCCACAATATTTACAGACTATTTTTGGTCAAGGTTATCGTTTGATATGTGAATGACATATTCATCCAATGCTTTATACAATCTTCGCAAGTCATGCTCCGTATGGTATGGAGAAAAAAATAATATCAAATCATTTGCAATAATGCCTCGCTTACAAAAAAAATTAAAATCTAATGGCTTTTTAGCGATTGCAAATCCATTAAATGAATTTAAGAAATGATGACATACTTTCAGATTTTTCCTTTTCATTTGCTTTTTTAAATATTTAGCACCCTCCATAAATAGAATTGTCTCATAAATTGACAATCTATTCTTATCAACACAATTATTCTGATTTCCAATTAAAACCGTCAATGGTTTTCCAGCAAAAAAATAGCTTAATAAAATCGGATGCTTACAATTAAAATTTAACTGTTGCCTAAAAAAAAATCGATTATATACTACTAGTTTTTTATGAGCATAAAAACGATCTGCATCAAACAGAGAACCATCTTCAAAAATCGGTTCATAAATTAAAAGATCACTATAAGTGTTTTCATAACAATAAGTTACATCAATAAACTCTCTTAACGGCTCTAACATTCGATATATATAGTCACTAGAACAAGCAATACTTATTTTATTAGTATTTTTGATATCGTTTAAAAAACTAAGAACTGCATATATAGGATCACTAAAAAATGAAACTCCATTTTGAGTTAATTCTTCCCAATACCGATAAGCTTTTAATAAAAACTTATTATAACAACATGCATGTCCTATGCCGCTGGACAAAGCATTTTTATATATTTTAGTCAAAACTCTAGGAGTATAACTAAAAGAAATTTCTCCATTTTGTAAATTAAAATCTGTATACTTAAATCCATCAATATCATATAAATAAACACCTTTAATTTTTTTTAATACTAAAGGAATTTGATCATTTGAAATACTCATTTTAGACAAATAAATATGTGTATTATGCTGACTAAATGTTATAGGATCAGGAAAATTAGACATATATTATTCCATAAAAACAACACCCCTTAAAAGGGGGTGTTTTCATTTTTATTTATTCTAACGAGCATACTCTATAACTCTCATTTCACGAATTAGAGTTACTTTTATTTGTCCAGGATATTGCATATTATCTTCTATTTTTTTAGCTATTTCTCGAGCGATAATATATGCACGCTCATCAGGCACAGTTTCTGCTGTTACAAACACCCGTACTTCACGGCCAGCCTGTATTGCGTAGGCTTTTTCAACTCCTTCACAAGAAAGAGATAGCTCTTCTAACTGCTGTAATCGCTTAATATAGTCATCAAAAGATTCTCGTCTAGCTCCCGGTCGAGCAGCAGAAATTGCATCACATAGCATAACTAGAGAACCCTCAATAAAGCGACATTCTTCTTCTCCATGATGACAAGCAATTGCATTAACAATATTTTCAGGCAGACCAAATTTTCTAGCAATTTCCGCTCCTAATAAAGCATGACCACCCTCACCTGTAGATTTAATTGTTTTACCAATATCATGAAGTAGACATGCAATCTTTGCACTTTCAACATCGATCTTTAATTCTCCAGCAAGCATACCAGCAATATTCGCAACTTCTATCGAATGCTTATATACATTTTGACCATAACTGGTGCGATATTTTAATCTACCAATATAAGGATAAATACCTCTAGGAAGATTCACTTTTAAATCTTGACAAGCTTGCTTTCCTGCTTCAACAATATCAATATTAATATCATTTTGAACTTTTGAAACAACTTCCTCGATCCTAGTAGGATGAATGCGACCATCTTGGACTAGCTTCTCCAATGCAATACGTGCAATCTCACGGCGATAAGGATCAAATGAAGAAATAACCACTACTTCAGGAGTATCATCGATAATCAGATCTACTCCTGAAATCGACTCAAATGACCTAATATTACGTCCTTCACGACCTATAATTCTACCTTTCATATCATCACTAGGTAAATTCACAGTAGTAATAAATTTTTCTGTACTTACTTCTACAGCATTACGTTCCAAACTGGTGATAAGAATAGAACGTGCTCTTTGATCAGCTTCTTCACGCGCTTCTTCTTCAATTTTTTGTATTAAGGGCACAGCTTCCGCATGAGCTTCCGAAAGTATTTCATCAATAAGTGACTGCTTTGCATCTGACGCAGTCATACCAGCTACTTTTTCTAAGGATTTGATATGTTCTTGCTTTGCATCTAATAATTCTTTCTGCAATTTTTGAACTTCTTCCTCTTTTTGTAGTAAATGGCGTTCTTTTTTTTCTATACTTTCTGTTTTTTTATCTAAGGTATCTTCTTTTTGAACTAACCGTCGTTGCATTTGCTGTAAATCATTTTGCCGATCTCTATACTCTTTGTCAAACTGCTTACGTTCTTCAAAAATTTTATCTTTTGCTTCAAGTAAAATCTCTTTTTTACGGGATTCCGCTTGTTTTTCAGCATCTTCTAAGAGCTTCTGAACCTTTTGTTCTGCAGAACTGCTTGATCGTTGAGCAATAAAAACACGTACAATATATCCTATTACAATTCCAATTAATGCAACTAAACTTATTGTTATAAAAGAGATACCTGTCACTACTTGTTCCATAGTTTACTCCCATTAGACAGAGATATTCTCTAATTTTCAGTTATAACAGTTTTTTTCTACATTTAAAACTATATCTTATGATTATAGAATAAACTGAGAATTTTGTCAATAAATATTTCTTAAAAAGTCTTATATTTCATTAGACCTTTAAAAAAGTAATTAGGTTCATATTTCTCTTGATTTTTTATGAATTATCGGTAATAATATAAGAACTCATTAAAGGAGAAATTATGCGCTATATAGCTCTTGACGGCACTGGCCACTTTCGAACATTTAAAGGTATCCTAAGTGGCAAAACACCATATGTCCCAGAAAAAATACCTTTAATTGATCCTGACATCCTCTCTGAAAAAGATTTTTTTCTACGTTTTCAAGAACTACTCAATCCTTATTTCGACAATGATCCTCAATTAAAAAATATTCTGCCAAAAATTTCTCCCGATCTAGGTCACCTACAAACAATTGACAATCAATTTGCCTTTTGGCAGCCAAAATATCATTTTTCTGATTTATCATTTTCCTTACTTGCTAATATCCTTGAAGAATATGCGCCCCAATATCTAAAAGGGACGCTTAATCTCATCGGCACTACAACAAATACCGGCTTTTCTTTTTGCCACGCATTTCCCTTGGAACAGAAAAACATTTTTCTCCCCGAAACTGTCCTATCCATACCAGAAAGCAACGAATTAACTAATATTTTTCAAGTTGACACCGACCCAAAAACATGGCATGTAACAAAAAATACTTTTCTGAAACAACTCCCTATTCGATTAGACAGTTCCAACTTTATCATCATTCTAGGCTATATGGGTTTAATTATACATGCTCTTCATGAAACAGAAAAAAAAAGATTACGGTTTTATAACGATCCGGTTGATATTGCTATTCCTGCAGACAATTTAGAATATCTACTAGCGGCATATTATTTATCAATATCACCCTTACCTATTCGCAAAATTATTGCATTATCTTCGGAACACAGAACAGTTCATACATTACTAAGCAGGGGAATATTTAATTTAGATACTATGCAAGATTCTGCATTTTTTCTTTCATTATACCGCTTACTTTTTGAAATTTCACGCGGCTCCATAGAAAAAATCACCTTATGGGCCAAAGAATTAGCTCAAACAAAAACTTTCAAAATTGATGCTAAAAGTTTTGATAAAATGCAACAAGTTTTTCTTTCTAGTTTTATATCAAAAAGAAAATTAACAGATGTCCAAGAAATATTTACCAATTTAGGACTCAATAGTAGTATATTTAGTCAGGCAGCCTATGCTCACTCCAGAGAGACAAGCATTTTTACCTTGTCTTTTGAACCTTATAACAGTCAGATAGAATCCTCAAACAATGCTAAAATCATCAATACTCAAGATATGATTCAATATATCACTCAATGATTAAAGCAGCATCCCACATTGGCTGTAGAAACAATTTTCTAATAGAATCCTTAGAAAGCCATTCTTTAGGATCTACATACATTCCTTGGACAATTACACTCAAATGTAAATGATCACCAGTTGACTGCCCTGTGGTTCCACTAACTGCTATTTGCTGCCCAGCGTTAACTTTATCTCCAGGCTTAGTTGAAATTTTTTCATTGTGAGCATAAAAAGTATAAACACCGAGTCCATGATCAAGCACTATTGTTTTTCCGTTTCCTCGGTTCCAATCTGCATACACTACTGTACCATCTAACAAAGCATAAACTGGACTGTTCTTAGTAGAAGCCATATCCTTTCCTCGGTGTGTAGAACTGCGGACCTGTTTATTTCTGAAAAAATAATTTCTCTTATCTCCATATCCAGCTGTCACCACATAATTACGGAAAGGTAATGCATGATTCGAAAACATATCAATATCTGATATTTTATATTTTATATTTTCTTGAAATGTTTTTCTCGTACCATTCCAACGGTCAAAACTTTTTTGCTTTGCCAATACAGCATTGATTGCAACAATATTCCCTTCCAATTTTTTTGCTTCTTCTTCCGGCAAATTCAATTCTTTAGCCTTCTGCTGACCATAATTTTCTGGAAGTATAATCTTTTTTTGAACATAAGTACGCTTTTTTGCGCGAATATCAGGTATCAAAACATTGGTATTACCTGCTTTATCCATCACAAAAAGCGAATTATTACTCCAATCAGAGGAATTATCTGAGTACCAGGGAAATAAAATAATATAATACCCATCTTTCTTGAAAATATTCGGATAAAATTCTGTATTATTTTCATCAATAAATGCAAGCATTGCTAAATTCGATACTGGTTCACTTTTAACAACCATCAAGCCCGATCCACCATGAGTAACTGTCTCTGATAAAGAAATAATTTCTAATTTTGGAATATTTGTCTGCCATATTACTTTAATTTGACGCACATTAAAAGGCCATTTTTTTTGTCGATTACTTACCTTTAAATAAGCTCGAGGTGAAAGATTTGTTAGTCCTACAATAGGACTAAATGTAATGTTTTTTTGATCAGCATTCGTACCACTAGATTTTACAAAAGGAATTTCTTCTTCACCATTAACCAACACAAAAGTATAAAGAGACGCACTGTCATTGTCAAGTGATAAAGGTGTTTTACCATTCCAATCAAAAGTTTTAATTTTTGCCAACTTATCAAGAGTTATATTAACATTATAAGAAAAAATTAATTGTGGTATCATTAGCCACAACAAAAAATATTTTTTCATTTCTAGATCCTGTGTATATAAGCAAAAAGACTGTAATTATAAAATTACAGTCTTGATTATTACTTTTATTTTTATTGACGAATGGCAAAAATTGCTGCTTTTTCAATATCCCAATCAATATTTTCAATACGATACATATTTAATTCCCATGAATATTTTGTTTCATCAGAGCTAAACTGTCGTACTTTTGAATAATCAGGATCTTTTAATCCTGCACTTAATAACTGATTCCCGGATAAAATCAGTCCATGATATGTAACCATACTTCTATTATATTCAGGTAAAGGAGTTTCTGCTTTATAAATTGCTCTATAATCAGCAGTAGCACTATGTAATATATAAGAAATATCTCCCACTTTAAAACTGCCATCCTCAGCAATAGAAATCATTTCATCCAGCACTTTTGACTTGTAAGTACCTTGAATATTAGTTAAAAAATTTTCCGTATAAGGATTAACCTGAGGAGTCGGTAAACTTTTGAACATAACCGCTTCAGGAGAATCTGCTTTCTGTGTAGTACACGCAGCTATAGCTACACAAAAACATAAAAAAACTATTTTCCGAATGTGTGCCATTATATAAACCTCCAAATTTTCTTATACTTTATTATAGAAAACATATTTAATATATCATAATATATTATCTTGCAAATGTCAACTATTTAAAAACATTAATTTATAAGATACATTATTATCGAATTTTGTTTCAGAAAAATTAAATTATTTTTACTTGATTTATCTTTCTACTCATGGTATAATAGATTTGATTATTTTAGGGTGATTAGCTCAGTTGGTTAGAGCACCTGCTCGACACGCAGGGGGTCAATGGTTCAAATCCGTTATCGCCCAATTTTTATTATTTAAAATATAGTAATTTTTTCTGATATAAAATTCCATTTCAAGTATTTTAATATTAAAAACGGTAGCAAAATGAAATCCAGACATCTCTATTTTATGAATCATGCTCGAGTTACTGCTACAGCATCTTCCTGTACTTATTTTCAGGTAGGATCTGTAATTGTCAAAAATGATCGTATTATTTCACACGGCTACAATGGCACACCTAAAGGATTTCCAGAAGATTGTCCTGATTATTTTTGCGGTGATCCTGCACAACGCGAAGAACATCATAAATTTTCCGAAAGAACCACCATTCACAGCGAAATGAATGCTCTACTTTGGGCAGCTCGTACTGGTATTTCCGTGGAAAACGCATCCCTATATGTTACATTAGAACCTTGCCATAATTGCGTTAAAGCCTGTGTTGCGGCGGGTATTATTCATATTATATATGATGAACCTTATGACAAATATCTGCCTTATTCACAGGAATTTTGCCAAAAATCCGGGGTGGAATTAATTTCGCTCGAAGAATTACTAAAAAAAGAGGCCTAATAATGAAAGTGATTATTCCTAAAACATCTGGTTTTTGTCCTGGTGTCCGGCGCGCTGAAAAAGGGGTACTTAAACTTAAAGAAACACATACAGAAGTTCATCTCCATGGCCCACTTATTCATAATCAAAGCTATATAGAAAGGCTGGAATCATTAGATATCAAAGCTGTTGATACAGAAACTTTACCGGAAAATTCAACTTTAGTCATTCGCACACATGGCATTCCTCGCGGCGAAGAAATGTTATTGATGAAAAAATTCCACTTGGAAGATATGACATGCCCTATTGTCAAACGCGTGCAGAAACATGTGGAAAAAGCAAGTCAGGAACAAGCTTTTGTTATTATCTCAGGAAAAGAAAATCATGCAGAAGTCCAAGGTGTAAAGAGTTACGCGGATCATGCTGTTGTGATTCAAAATAAAGAAGAATTAGCAGCCTTTCTTGCTAATGGTGACCATGCTATTCCGCCGGACACGAAAAAAATTTTTATTTTATCACAAACT
Protein-coding regions in this window:
- the mutS gene encoding DNA mismatch repair protein MutS, which encodes MTPMEQQYFSIKQNHQDKILLFRLGDFYELFQEDAEIASQILNIAMTKRHGRPMCGFPFHALDQYAYKLVEAGHKVAICEQTEESSQTKGIVKREVVSILTQGTWSENPLLDQSINSFLSVIAFEQGILSLIFVDIATGELILRTFEGENPISFLKDEISRYMPVEIICPQKFLELFSIEEELKAKQKSLRIMPESFYRTNTLFNKYKSKHESFFENLHLSIEKAFIGLFSYLIENHFSEEQVNHLRVPLKYYQTDTLFMNKDTLMHLELTVNNKDLSHKGTLFSILNKCKTTAGSRRLRRLLAAPSAILDVIRKMQSRTAYFIQFESSNNGISDLLKGTSDLDRLSARLITGKILPRELLALADTVQRAEKLKDILRTAEPFIDYLAGIQNLKDLYNQINETINPDCSNSIDGQVFLPGTNSELDELKEVLHNAKRFLITLQTEEKLKTGISSLKIGYNKIYGYYIEVGKASSKNVPSHYKRKQSLINTERYTIPELENFENKIFNAEESVLRLERHLYQNLVIKLQDFYSKLLPVAEFIAETDLRLALATVAKQKYYTAPLLTEDFSWNIIDGRHPVIESLLKTEQFVANNTYLEKNNSHILIVTGPNMAGKSTYLRQNALFAVMAQIGSYIPASSAQLGIVDKIFTRIGASDDLGSGRSTFFMEMQEAAEIVVQTTPKSLIIMDELGRGTSTSDGLAIAWAVLEYFLSNPDKKAKIFFSTHYHELTKLEKNKGIKTLCMAVQEYNNKPIFLRKVIEGHASKSYGIHVAEMAGLNQTIVTRAYNILNSLEEGTFFNSEENELPNLFTSLTPKNSKLYDFIQNINPNKLTPLEALQLIFEIKELL
- a CDS encoding winged helix-turn-helix domain-containing protein, which gives rise to MNSNHALPTFHALAVGVQHIYPQIFIETAKFYNHYVSMSSVTDQILTDRYFHTFLISYSHPRSLHLLYQYQIHFPQMLCLLITESPEQISELLDSSHLFWQIDTHTPKSTEYSLHQMWRWIRYTGYRKIGIDDSTISVAGGTLSLINETFEKNSIKYSLTNKQVAILKILLEYRGEIVSRNVLLDRIWSSEKFVTDRVIDTNIVALRKMFMDNGRNPQYLQTIFGQGYRLICE
- the rny gene encoding ribonuclease Y, which encodes MEQVVTGISFITISLVALIGIVIGYIVRVFIAQRSSSSAEQKVQKLLEDAEKQAESRKKEILLEAKDKIFEERKQFDKEYRDRQNDLQQMQRRLVQKEDTLDKKTESIEKKERHLLQKEEEVQKLQKELLDAKQEHIKSLEKVAGMTASDAKQSLIDEILSEAHAEAVPLIQKIEEEAREEADQRARSILITSLERNAVEVSTEKFITTVNLPSDDMKGRIIGREGRNIRSFESISGVDLIIDDTPEVVVISSFDPYRREIARIALEKLVQDGRIHPTRIEEVVSKVQNDINIDIVEAGKQACQDLKVNLPRGIYPYIGRLKYRTSYGQNVYKHSIEVANIAGMLAGELKIDVESAKIACLLHDIGKTIKSTGEGGHALLGAEIARKFGLPENIVNAIACHHGEEECRFIEGSLVMLCDAISAARPGARRESFDDYIKRLQQLEELSLSCEGVEKAYAIQAGREVRVFVTAETVPDERAYIIAREIAKKIEDNMQYPGQIKVTLIREMRVIEYAR
- a CDS encoding deoxycytidylate deaminase, with amino-acid sequence MKSRHLYFMNHARVTATASSCTYFQVGSVIVKNDRIISHGYNGTPKGFPEDCPDYFCGDPAQREEHHKFSERTTIHSEMNALLWAARTGISVENASLYVTLEPCHNCVKACVAAGIIHIIYDEPYDKYLPYSQEFCQKSGVELISLEELLKKEA
- the ispH gene encoding 4-hydroxy-3-methylbut-2-enyl diphosphate reductase, with amino-acid sequence MKVIIPKTSGFCPGVRRAEKGVLKLKETHTEVHLHGPLIHNQSYIERLESLDIKAVDTETLPENSTLVIRTHGIPRGEEMLLMKKFHLEDMTCPIVKRVQKHVEKASQEQAFVIISGKENHAEVQGVKSYADHAVVIQNKEELAAFLANGDHAIPPDTKKIFILSQTTHSRSFFEYLYQQVTEFFKDRFPIEIKDTICPITEDKEKESLILQKDSDFTIVIGDPHSSNSKKLYTILKEADNNTIFVRNLDDLNNQKTDWQNINTVLVVSSTSTPQFIEQEIVRYLEAL
- a CDS encoding M23 family metallopeptidase, whose amino-acid sequence is MKKYFLLWLMIPQLIFSYNVNITLDKLAKIKTFDWNGKTPLSLDNDSASLYTFVLVNGEEEIPFVKSSGTNADQKNITFSPIVGLTNLSPRAYLKVSNRQKKWPFNVRQIKVIWQTNIPKLEIISLSETVTHGGSGLMVVKSEPVSNLAMLAFIDENNTEFYPNIFKKDGYYIILFPWYSDNSSDWSNNSLFVMDKAGNTNVLIPDIRAKKRTYVQKKIILPENYGQQKAKELNLPEEEAKKLEGNIVAINAVLAKQKSFDRWNGTRKTFQENIKYKISDIDMFSNHALPFRNYVVTAGYGDKRNYFFRNKQVRSSTHRGKDMASTKNSPVYALLDGTVVYADWNRGNGKTIVLDHGLGVYTFYAHNEKISTKPGDKVNAGQQIAVSGTTGQSTGDHLHLSVIVQGMYVDPKEWLSKDSIRKLFLQPMWDAALIIE